The following are encoded together in the bacterium Unc6 genome:
- a CDS encoding cyclic pyranopterin monophosphate synthase MoaC has protein sequence MKEVRDRLNGLVDISKKEITRRKATAQAVVKLKKRVLTLIKEGQILKGDVLEQARLAGIMASKRTSDIIPLCHPLAILDIKISFTYFNSGIRIVSYVVAMDRTGVEMEALVACAVSALTIYDMCKMYDRSIEIADIMLLEKKGGESGELFKRKL, from the coding sequence ATCAAAGAGGTTCGGGATAGATTGAATGGTCTGGTTGATATAAGCAAGAAAGAGATAACCAGAAGAAAGGCCACGGCACAGGCAGTTGTCAAATTGAAGAAAAGAGTTTTAACCCTGATAAAGGAGGGCCAAATTCTAAAAGGAGATGTTCTGGAACAGGCCAGGCTGGCCGGTATAATGGCTTCCAAGAGAACATCAGATATTATTCCACTCTGCCATCCACTGGCTATTTTAGATATCAAAATCTCTTTTACTTATTTTAATTCTGGAATTAGAATCGTTTCTTATGTAGTGGCTATGGATAGAACCGGGGTTGAGATGGAAGCGCTGGTGGCTTGTGCAGTTTCCGCTTTGACCATTTACGATATGTGTAAAATGTACGATAGGTCAATAGAGATCGCCGATATTATGCTCCTGGAGAAAAAAGGAGGTGAAAGCGGAGAACTTTTTAAGAGAAAACTGTAG